From Brassica oleracea var. oleracea cultivar TO1000 chromosome C3, BOL, whole genome shotgun sequence, a single genomic window includes:
- the LOC106331992 gene encoding venom phosphodiesterase 2-like produces the protein MISYATVSAKKPISSCFIFAFIFFSSQNAVVSLNQVSKSQPVARPLKKLDKHVVLLISSDGFRFGYQFKTNLPNIHRLIANGTEAETGLIPVFPTVTYPNHYSIVTGLYPAYHGIINNNFVDPKTGDVFTMASHEPEWWLGEPLWETAVNQGLKAATYIWPGSEVRKGSWDCPKGFCQHYNSSVPDGDGDDDDRVDTILRYFDLPYSDIPSFITIHFNDPDPQGHQVGPDDSLITEAVVNVDRLIGRFIDGLEKRGVFEDVSMIMVGDHGMVGTCDKKVIVLDDLSPWIKIPSGWVQNYTPLLAIKPPSGHDAKDVVAKMNQGLRSGKVENGKYLKVYLKEDLPKRLHYADSDRIAPIIGLVDEGYKVEQKKSKGKECGGAHGYDNAFFSMRSIFIGHGPLFSRGRKVASFENVEIYNLICSILGLKAAPNNGSDEFASKVLLPRK, from the coding sequence ATGATCTCCTACGCCACAGTATCAGCTAAAAAGCCCATCTCAAGCTGCTTCATCTTCGCCTTCATCTTCTTCTCTTCCCAAAACGCTGTCGTTTCTCTAAACCAAGTCTCAAAGTCACAACCCGTGGCTCGCCCACTCAAGAAACTCGACAAGCACGTGGTTCTACTAATCTCCTCAGACGGCTTTCGTTTCGGGTACCAGTTCAAGACCAACCTACCGAACATCCACCGTTTGATCGCCAACGGGACAGAAGCCGAAACAGGTCTAATCCCCGTTTTTCCGACAGTAACTTACCCCAACCACTACTCCATCGTCACGGGCCTATACCCTGCGTACCACGGCATCATCAACAACAACTTCGTGGATCCGAAAACAGGAGACGTTTTCACTATGGCCAGCCACGAGCCCGAGTGGTGGCTAGGCGAGCCGCTTTGGGAAACGGCAGTGAACCAAGGGCTCAAGGCGGCTACTTACATCTGGCCTGGCTCTGAGGTACGCAAGGGCTCTTGGGATTGTCCTAAAGGTTTCTGTCAACACTACAATAGCTCTGTTCCTGATGGTGATGGTGATGATGATGATAGGGTTGATACCATCTTGAGATATTTCGATTTGCCTTATAGTGACATCCCTAGTTTCATAACGATTCATTTTAACGATCCTGATCCTCAAGGTCACCAGGTTGGTCCTGATGATTCTCTGATCACTGAAGCTGTTGTTAACGTCGACCGGTTGATAGGAAGGTTTATCGACGGGTTGGAGAAGAGAGGGGTCTTTGAGGATGTGAGTATGATCATGGTTGGTGATCATGGAATGGTTGGGACTTGTGATAAGAAAGTCATCGTTCTTGATGATTTATCTCCTTGGATCAAGATCCCTAGCGGATGGGTTCAGAACTACACTCCGTTGCTAGCGATTAAACCGCCTTCAGGTCACGATGCTAAGGATGTGGTGGCTAAGATGAACCAAGGCCTGAGGTCAGGTAAAGTGGAGAACGGGAAGTACTTGAAAGTTTATCTCAAAGAGGACTTACCAAAAAGGCTTCATTACGCAGACAGTGATCGTATCGCACCTATCATAGGACTGGTCGATGAAGGGTACAAGGTTGAGCAGAAGAAGAGTAAAGGCAAGGAATGTGGTGGAGCTCATGGGTATGACAATGCGTTCTTTTCGATGAGAAGTATATTCATAGGGCATGGTCCTTTGTTCTCAAGAGGAAGGAAAGTGGCTTCGTTTGAGAATGTTGAGATATATAATCTGATATGTTCGATACTTGGACTTAAGGCTGCTCCTAATAACGGGTCTGATGAGTTTGCTTCAAAGGTTCTCTTGCCACGCAAGTAA